A genomic window from Sorex araneus isolate mSorAra2 chromosome 2, mSorAra2.pri, whole genome shotgun sequence includes:
- the LOC129402277 gene encoding 60S ribosomal protein L35-like: MAKIKARDLRGKKEELLKQLDDLKVELSQLRVAKVTGGAASKLSKIRIVRKSIARVLTVIDQTQKENLRKFYKGKKYKPLDLRPKKTRAMRRGLNKHEESLKIKKQQRKERLYPLRKYAVKA; encoded by the coding sequence ATGGCCAAGATTAAGGCCCGAGACCTTCGTGGCAAGAAGGAGGAGCTGCTCAAGCAGCTGGACGACCTGAAGGTGGAGCTGTCGCAGCTTCGCGTCGCCAAAGTGACGGGCGGCGCGGCGTCCAAGCTCTCCAAGATCCGAATTGTCCGCAAATCCATCGCCCGTGTTCTCACCGTCATTGACCAGACTCAGAAAGAAAACCTCAGAAAATTCTACAAGGGCAAGAAGTACAAGCCCCTCGATCTGCGGCCCAAGAAGACTCGTGCCATGCGCCGCGGACTCAACAAGCATGAGGAGAGCCTGAAGATCAAGAAGCAGCAGCGGAAGGAGCGGCTGTACCCGCTGCGCAAATACGCGGTCAAGGCCTGA